In the Methanobrevibacter thaueri genome, one interval contains:
- the hisS gene encoding histidine--tRNA ligase produces the protein MEFTRPRGTRDFLFEEMRQRKQAEGTLRKVFESYGYQEIKTPLFEELSLFTTKSGEEIVDQLYNFKDKSDRELTLRPEITAPVARLYLNELEKTAVKPIKLYYYGSCFRYERPQKGRFRQFWQFGCELIGAKTPQGEAEVIALCSDAIQSLGITTADVNINHLGIIRGLFRHFDISTETQREIMVVIDKGDKDLLIESLSGDEPVIDNDELNQILLKLIDLVGDKSIISEVEELIAPYDEPKEALEELKELISLLEAFQVENYTLNLGVARGLDYYTGIVFEIYVPELGAQKQICGGGSYSLVKVFGGQEVESTGFALGFDRLMNAIEELTETEELPSHLDVYVAPISKDVRTDAFEITQTLRQNGIKTDVDLNAKKFKKLMNYANNIKVPKIIIVGAKDLEEGKVTVKDMVSGDQELVDIENIVTYLKEE, from the coding sequence ATGGAATTTACAAGACCAAGAGGTACAAGAGATTTTTTATTTGAAGAGATGAGACAAAGAAAACAAGCGGAAGGTACCTTGAGAAAAGTATTTGAAAGTTACGGTTATCAAGAAATCAAAACACCCTTATTTGAGGAATTAAGTTTATTTACAACAAAATCCGGAGAAGAAATTGTAGACCAACTGTATAATTTCAAAGACAAATCCGACAGGGAATTGACTCTAAGGCCTGAAATAACAGCTCCTGTTGCAAGATTATATTTGAATGAGCTTGAAAAAACAGCAGTCAAGCCAATAAAGCTATATTATTACGGAAGCTGTTTCAGATATGAAAGGCCGCAAAAGGGAAGGTTCAGACAGTTTTGGCAATTCGGATGTGAACTTATCGGTGCCAAAACCCCTCAAGGTGAAGCTGAAGTTATAGCATTGTGTTCAGACGCAATACAATCCTTAGGAATCACCACCGCCGATGTTAACATCAACCACTTGGGAATCATCAGGGGACTCTTCAGGCACTTCGACATCTCCACCGAAACCCAAAGGGAAATCATGGTGGTCATCGACAAGGGCGACAAGGACCTTCTAATCGAATCCCTAAGCGGAGACGAGCCTGTCATCGACAATGACGAATTGAATCAGATTTTATTGAAGCTCATCGACCTTGTTGGAGACAAATCCATAATAAGTGAAGTTGAAGAATTGATTGCTCCTTATGATGAACCGAAAGAGGCTCTGGAAGAATTGAAAGAGCTCATTAGTCTTTTGGAAGCCTTCCAGGTTGAAAACTACACACTAAACCTCGGGGTTGCAAGAGGCCTTGACTATTATACCGGAATTGTGTTTGAGATTTATGTTCCTGAACTTGGCGCCCAAAAGCAAATCTGTGGCGGAGGATCATACAGTCTTGTAAAAGTGTTCGGAGGACAGGAAGTTGAATCAACCGGTTTTGCCCTTGGATTTGACAGGCTGATGAACGCAATCGAGGAGCTGACCGAAACCGAGGAATTGCCTTCACACCTTGACGTTTATGTGGCTCCAATCTCAAAGGACGTCAGAACAGACGCATTTGAAATCACACAGACATTAAGACAGAATGGAATAAAGACAGATGTTGACCTGAACGCTAAGAAGTTCAAGAAGCTTATGAACTATGCGAACAATATAAAAGTCCCTAAAATAATCATTGTAGGCGCAAAGGACCTTGAGGAAGGAAAAGTGACCGTGAAGGACATGGTCAGCGGAGACCAGGAACTGGTTGACATCGAGAATATCGTTACCTACCTAAAAGAGGAATAA
- a CDS encoding tRNA (adenine-N1)-methyltransferase — protein MKMILDERGKKYVLKPGEDFQSDLGIVKADVLDNAEVGDKVKSHLDHTFKIMKPNINDFIDIMDRRCSILIQKDIGQVLAHSGLGAGCRVVDAGTGAGAIALNFGNVVGPEGDVYTYEIREDFAEVAQRNIDRFGITNIHVKNKNIKDGIDEDNLDLVFLDLPKPFEIFEEVMESLNVGGWLCVYAPYIDQAETSYRVAKKLGFYDIEIFETLERGLEVRTQGVRPKTRMVGHSGYLMFARKL, from the coding sequence ATGAAGATGATTTTAGATGAGCGTGGCAAGAAGTATGTCTTAAAGCCAGGTGAGGATTTTCAAAGCGATTTGGGAATCGTCAAGGCCGATGTTTTGGACAATGCCGAGGTCGGTGACAAGGTCAAGAGTCACCTTGACCACACATTCAAAATCATGAAACCGAACATCAATGATTTCATCGACATAATGGATAGGAGATGTTCAATACTGATTCAAAAGGACATCGGACAGGTTTTGGCCCATTCAGGTCTGGGTGCGGGCTGCCGTGTGGTCGATGCCGGAACAGGAGCAGGCGCCATTGCGCTTAACTTCGGAAATGTTGTCGGTCCCGAAGGGGACGTGTACACCTATGAGATTCGTGAGGACTTTGCGGAAGTGGCCCAAAGGAACATTGACAGGTTCGGAATCACAAACATCCATGTCAAAAACAAGAACATCAAGGATGGAATAGATGAGGATAATCTCGATTTGGTCTTTCTGGATTTGCCTAAGCCGTTTGAGATATTTGAGGAGGTCATGGAGTCCTTGAACGTTGGCGGATGGCTTTGCGTCTATGCACCATACATAGACCAGGCAGAAACATCCTACCGCGTTGCCAAAAAGCTTGGATTTTATGACATTGAGATATTTGAGACATTGGAACGTGGCCTGGAGGTCAGGACCCAAGGCGTAAGGCCCAAGACAAGAATGGTTGGCCATAGCGGATATCTGATGTTTGCAAGAAAATTATGA
- a CDS encoding replication factor C small subunit translates to MSGPWVEKYRPQKLEDIVGQKQIVSRLEKYVGEESMPNLMFTGPAGVGKTTTALALVKSILGEYWRQNFLELNASDARGIDTVRDRIKSFCRLKPVGAPFRIIFLDEVDNMTKDAQHALRREMEMYTKTASFILSCNYSSKIIDPIQSRCAIFRFAPIKAEEIKERLQFICENEGFEADDKGLETIVYFAEGDMRKAVNVLQAAASEGEAITEDAVYEVVSKAKPQDIGNMINKALIGDFMGARNILRDTMVLQGTSGEDMVTQIYQDVSKRVLDGKMDANIYMDLIEAIAECDFRIREGANPRIQLEALLTQFL, encoded by the coding sequence ATGAGCGGACCATGGGTAGAAAAATACAGACCACAGAAACTAGAAGACATCGTAGGACAAAAGCAAATCGTATCAAGATTAGAAAAATATGTAGGCGAAGAAAGCATGCCGAATCTAATGTTTACAGGCCCTGCAGGTGTCGGTAAAACAACCACAGCCTTAGCACTGGTAAAATCCATCTTAGGAGAATACTGGAGACAAAACTTTTTGGAATTGAATGCATCCGATGCAAGAGGAATCGATACTGTAAGAGACCGCATTAAAAGCTTCTGCAGATTGAAACCTGTCGGCGCCCCATTCAGGATAATATTTCTGGACGAAGTCGACAACATGACCAAGGATGCACAGCACGCACTCAGACGTGAAATGGAAATGTACACTAAAACCGCCTCATTTATTCTTTCATGTAACTATTCATCAAAAATCATTGACCCAATCCAATCAAGATGTGCAATATTCAGATTCGCTCCAATAAAGGCGGAGGAAATAAAGGAACGCTTACAATTCATCTGTGAAAACGAAGGATTTGAAGCGGACGACAAAGGCCTTGAAACAATCGTGTACTTCGCTGAAGGGGACATGAGAAAGGCGGTCAACGTATTGCAGGCCGCAGCTTCAGAAGGTGAGGCAATCACCGAGGATGCAGTTTACGAGGTAGTGTCCAAGGCAAAACCGCAGGACATCGGAAACATGATCAACAAGGCATTGATTGGTGACTTTATGGGCGCACGTAACATCTTAAGGGACACCATGGTGCTTCAGGGAACCAGCGGCGAAGATATGGTTACCCAAATTTATCAGGACGTTTCTAAAAGGGTTCTTGACGGCAAAATGGATGCGAACATTTACATGGATTTAATTGAAGCAATAGCTGAATGCGATTTCAGAATAAGAGAAGGAGCAAACCCAAGAATACAGCTTGAAGCTCTCCTAACCCAATTCTTATAA
- a CDS encoding shikimate dehydrogenase produces the protein MNIKGSTNIVGLIGHPVEHSFSPPMHNAAFEALGMDYAYVAFDVDPSDLKSAIDGAKSLDIKGFNVTIPHKIQVMDYLDEIDEVAGLIGAVNTIDFKEMKGYNTDGIGAIKAIEEVTSVKDKNVVIAGAGGASRAISFYIAKYGAGSLTILNRNVRKAQNLAEDVLNSGLIDSVKSGSISTINDCLIDADILIDTTPVGMHPHINDEPIALAEDMHEDLVVFDAVYNPNETVLLKEAIEAGAKPIYGIKMLLYQGAESFEIWTGKKAPIDVMEEALRKTLNLE, from the coding sequence ATGAATATTAAAGGTAGTACAAATATTGTAGGTCTGATAGGCCATCCTGTCGAACACAGTTTCTCACCGCCAATGCACAATGCGGCATTTGAGGCTTTGGGAATGGATTACGCTTATGTCGCCTTCGACGTCGACCCTTCAGATTTGAAATCAGCCATTGACGGTGCCAAATCACTGGACATCAAGGGATTCAATGTCACAATCCCACATAAGATTCAGGTGATGGATTATCTGGACGAGATTGATGAGGTCGCTGGTCTGATAGGGGCTGTCAACACAATCGATTTCAAGGAGATGAAAGGGTACAATACCGACGGCATTGGAGCTATCAAGGCGATTGAGGAAGTGACTTCAGTAAAAGATAAGAATGTTGTCATAGCGGGTGCTGGCGGAGCCTCAAGAGCAATATCATTTTATATTGCAAAATATGGTGCCGGATCCTTGACAATATTAAATAGAAACGTTCGGAAGGCCCAAAATCTGGCGGAGGACGTTTTGAATTCTGGTCTGATTGACAGTGTCAAGTCAGGTTCAATTTCCACCATTAACGATTGTCTGATTGATGCGGATATCCTGATAGACACCACTCCTGTGGGAATGCATCCTCACATTAATGACGAGCCGATTGCCCTTGCCGAGGATATGCATGAGGATCTTGTGGTTTTCGATGCGGTATACAATCCGAACGAGACAGTTCTTCTGAAAGAAGCCATTGAGGCCGGCGCAAAACCTATATACGGCATTAAGATGTTGCTCTATCAGGGGGCGGAAAGCTTTGAGATATGGACAGGCAAAAAAGCCCCAATAGACGTAATGGAAGAAGCCTTAAGAAAAACACTCAATTTAGAATGA
- a CDS encoding replication factor C large subunit — MLWTDKYRPQELSQVVGNKKEIKIITDWVDQWKQGNPQIPLLLVGPPGIGKTTLALIIAKEFSESIELNASDKRSQDVIKSTIGESSSSRSLFGDEYKLIILDEVDGIHGTNDRGGVKAIGEIIKNSQHPMILIANDFYSKRLQSIKPKCTVIKMKKSRWNSISALLRKIAQAEGVEVEPAALKEIAVKSQGDVRSAINTLQALADKDHVLDVDDVEGMVTKDTRSDIFNAITGVLKSKTPAHVKEAMWIEEDPTLVMEYIAENIPREYKKKDEIQKAYDYISKADIFFGRTNRSRNYGYWKYASDFMGIGVSISKHETYKKFTKIQTPTIFTTMGRNRGKRNLRDGIAEKMSEKMHISHSIAISMFPYLEIMFKNDELAWEISYFLDLDETEIKRFRKKKIPKKVVDKMEKQRAQMRVEERDRRAEELKNQMMNVIPEVDEPSTGDELPFEIPGIGEVKEESVEEEPVEEEVIEEEKTEKKEKKKTDKQVSLFSF, encoded by the coding sequence ATGTTATGGACGGACAAATACCGACCGCAGGAACTATCCCAAGTGGTTGGTAACAAAAAAGAGATTAAGATAATCACAGATTGGGTAGACCAATGGAAACAGGGCAATCCCCAAATCCCATTGCTTTTGGTAGGTCCACCGGGAATTGGAAAGACCACACTGGCACTGATCATAGCCAAGGAATTCTCAGAATCCATTGAGCTGAACGCCAGTGACAAGCGTTCACAGGACGTAATCAAGAGCACAATCGGCGAATCCTCATCCTCAAGGTCACTGTTCGGCGACGAATACAAACTGATTATTCTGGATGAGGTTGACGGAATCCATGGAACCAATGACCGTGGAGGGGTGAAAGCAATCGGTGAGATAATAAAGAACTCACAGCACCCGATGATTCTAATAGCCAACGATTTCTATTCAAAAAGGCTGCAGTCAATAAAACCTAAATGTACTGTAATCAAAATGAAAAAGTCAAGATGGAACTCCATCTCAGCGCTTTTAAGGAAAATTGCCCAAGCCGAAGGGGTTGAAGTGGAACCTGCCGCATTGAAGGAAATTGCCGTGAAATCCCAAGGGGACGTCAGATCAGCCATCAACACACTGCAGGCACTTGCCGACAAGGACCATGTGCTGGACGTGGATGACGTTGAGGGCATGGTTACCAAGGACACCCGTTCAGACATCTTCAATGCAATCACAGGAGTCTTGAAAAGCAAAACCCCAGCACACGTAAAGGAGGCTATGTGGATTGAAGAGGATCCTACCCTTGTAATGGAATACATCGCCGAGAACATACCAAGGGAATACAAGAAAAAGGACGAAATCCAAAAGGCTTACGATTACATCTCAAAAGCGGACATATTCTTTGGAAGGACCAACAGAAGCAGAAATTACGGTTACTGGAAATACGCAAGCGATTTCATGGGAATTGGAGTAAGCATCTCCAAGCATGAGACCTACAAGAAATTCACAAAAATCCAGACCCCAACAATATTCACCACAATGGGCCGCAACCGTGGAAAAAGAAACCTCAGGGACGGAATAGCCGAGAAGATGTCAGAGAAAATGCACATATCCCACAGCATAGCAATCTCAATGTTCCCTTACCTTGAGATAATGTTTAAGAATGATGAGTTGGCATGGGAGATAAGTTACTTCCTAGACCTTGATGAAACGGAAATAAAACGCTTCAGGAAAAAGAAGATTCCTAAAAAAGTAGTCGACAAAATGGAAAAGCAAAGAGCTCAAATGAGAGTCGAAGAACGTGACAGACGCGCTGAAGAGCTTAAGAATCAAATGATGAATGTCATTCCGGAAGTTGATGAACCTTCAACTGGCGACGAATTGCCATTTGAAATTCCAGGAATCGGTGAAGTTAAAGAGGAAAGCGTTGAAGAGGAACCGGTTGAAGAAGAAGTAATTGAAGAAGAAAAAACTGAAAAGAAAGAGAAAAAGAAAACAGACAAGCAAGTTTCACTTTTCAGCTTCTAA
- a CDS encoding DUF4013 domain-containing protein, whose product MPHKIIKNTYDYCTENKLFLIFIMVFLFSCHYIIDFFDSILIGPTIFSIIMMGYGLQVTRDVIYGGSRLPKIMPKKLITLGLKGFFVFTVYTAIQGLLMWYCSTFLNFPEFELESLVFNYYQTLHLIRVHDPVSFTIFIVSGLIILYITTFFMELSLARLADGGRFFNSFNFVRIKRAIDIIGWRSYAMGYTKIIISILVLSWLVAYHIPFTIIDSIIDAVLSFFIFVIEYIGIGSVYKVYVDNKPGNVKKIEVE is encoded by the coding sequence ATGCCACATAAAATTATCAAAAATACATATGATTATTGTACAGAAAACAAATTATTTTTAATTTTTATAATGGTATTTTTATTTTCATGTCATTATATTATCGATTTTTTCGATTCAATTCTAATAGGTCCGACTATATTTTCCATAATAATGATGGGTTATGGATTGCAGGTTACTAGGGACGTAATATATGGAGGTAGCAGATTACCTAAAATAATGCCTAAAAAACTCATTACTTTAGGTTTAAAAGGATTTTTCGTTTTTACCGTTTACACTGCAATTCAGGGTCTTCTTATGTGGTATTGTTCAACTTTCCTAAACTTTCCAGAATTTGAACTTGAAAGTCTGGTTTTTAACTATTATCAAACTTTACATTTGATCAGGGTTCATGATCCGGTCAGTTTCACAATATTTATCGTTTCCGGACTCATAATTCTCTATATTACCACATTCTTCATGGAATTGTCCCTTGCCAGGCTTGCCGATGGCGGAAGGTTTTTCAATTCATTCAATTTTGTCCGCATCAAACGTGCAATTGACATAATCGGTTGGAGAAGCTATGCAATGGGTTATACAAAAATTATAATTTCTATTCTCGTTTTGTCATGGTTAGTGGCTTATCATATTCCATTCACCATCATTGACAGCATTATTGATGCGGTTTTAAGCTTTTTTATATTTGTCATCGAATACATTGGGATAGGCTCAGTATATAAAGTGTATGTCGACAACAAGCCGGGTAATGTAAAAAAAATAGAAGTGGAATAA
- a CDS encoding zinc metalloprotease HtpX, with product MRGTWKLKLRMMLTSIIMFSLVYFLIMIVGWYLGISHWQLYMVMSLVITFLQYWFGPSLVKRSMNVRPLSEAEAPHIHQMVQELADEAGVPKPEIGLSEINIPNAFAYGRSSRSGHIAITRPILGLLDRDELRAVIGHEMGHIKHNDMLVTAAVSVIPMICYYIALSFMFSGDSRNGGGIIIGILGYVFYLIGQLLVLFISRTREYYADEASVEFGNRPAALVSALYKLSYGAARCNEETINDLNSNRAFFVNDINNAKHDITDFRQIDFDGDGRISDEELRRLVSADVKISSKSGIMELLSTHPDSLKRVKRLAELQQ from the coding sequence ATGAGAGGTACATGGAAACTTAAATTAAGGATGATGTTAACTTCCATTATAATGTTTTCCCTTGTCTATTTCCTTATCATGATTGTAGGATGGTATCTGGGAATAAGCCATTGGCAGTTATACATGGTAATGAGTTTAGTAATTACATTTTTACAGTATTGGTTCGGACCAAGTCTGGTCAAACGTTCAATGAATGTTAGGCCGTTGTCAGAGGCTGAAGCCCCTCACATCCATCAGATGGTTCAGGAACTGGCAGATGAGGCAGGCGTTCCAAAGCCTGAGATAGGCCTTTCCGAAATCAACATTCCAAACGCTTTTGCATATGGAAGATCCAGCAGAAGCGGACATATCGCAATCACCCGTCCGATTTTAGGCTTGCTTGACAGGGATGAGCTAAGGGCAGTAATCGGACATGAGATGGGACACATCAAGCATAATGACATGCTTGTGACTGCTGCCGTAAGTGTAATTCCTATGATTTGCTATTACATCGCACTGTCATTCATGTTTTCCGGAGACAGCAGGAACGGTGGAGGAATCATCATCGGCATCTTGGGTTATGTGTTCTACCTGATTGGCCAATTGCTTGTGCTGTTCATTTCAAGAACTCGCGAATACTATGCAGATGAGGCAAGCGTCGAATTTGGAAACCGCCCTGCCGCTTTGGTATCAGCATTATATAAATTATCCTATGGCGCCGCAAGATGCAATGAGGAAACAATCAACGATTTGAATTCCAACCGTGCATTCTTCGTCAATGACATTAACAACGCAAAGCATGACATCACCGATTTCAGGCAGATAGATTTCGACGGTGACGGAAGAATATCAGATGAGGAGCTAAGAAGACTTGTCAGTGCAGATGTCAAAATCTCCTCAAAAAGCGGAATCATGGAATTGCTGTCCACTCACCCGGATTCATTGAAAAGGGTTAAAAGGTTAGCGGAGCTACAACAATGA
- the leuS gene encoding leucine--tRNA ligase produces the protein MSENIEKKWQKKWADAKLFESDPDEREKLFITVAFPYPSGAMHIGHGRTYTVPDVYARFKRMEGYNVLFPMAWHVTGAPVIGIADRIQRKDPWTLDLYHRVHGVPKETLPKLEDPEYIVKYFSTEYHEVMDEMGYSIDWRREFRTIDPTYRKFIEWQITTLHEKGLVQKGEHPVKYCPNCDNPVGDHDLLEGEGVGVNELTLLKFPIEDKILVTATLRPETIVGATNIWLNPDVEYVLVNADGEKWVITKEAHYNLSNQIKDLDIIEEIDPNDIIGKMAKNPFTGDELPVFPASFVSASYGSGVVFSEPADAPADYIALQDLKKNDELIAKYNLEGIIENVEPIPVCTLKGYGEIPAADIIERLGITDQNDEKLSEATNELYKQQHSKGTIIESIPDFGGMKVRFAREELKEKLINENMATIMYDFAERPVVCRCGNNCVVKIMDDQWFMKYSDEEWTEKTLEVLEGETIIPKELKNNFDYYINWLDDWACSRKVGLGTRLPWDNQWLIEPLTDSTIYMSYYSIAKYLRDMNPDDLTIPFFDKVLLNKDSGEITVPEEKVKEIQDEFNYWYPLDWRLSAKDLVGNHLSFLMFAHSAIYPKEKWPKGTVVFGMGLLEGNKMSSSKGNVILLRDAIRDYTADVVRLFLMASAEPWQDFDWREKEVLGTKRRLEWFREFAARIEEIKGSKLDLSNIEEVELTRTIDLWMMSQLNEHIKKSTEALEVFQTRQALQESLFLLKKDVDHYLYRVKHLLDSQDPAIIYVLSTVLEAWIRLLAPFTPHTSEELWSTYGGEGFVSEAAWPEADETSISPEIEKSEELVENIIKDIAHIKQMVGDEVEKIHIYLAPDWKWDLYKIADEVGKPDIGQIMGRAIGANIYDDKKEIAMVAKKIGKEITKTRYIGKIDEEQILTDALDYIKEECGNEVIIHTDDSYDPQNKAKNAMPYKPAIFME, from the coding sequence GTGAGCGAAAATATCGAAAAGAAATGGCAGAAAAAATGGGCTGACGCAAAGCTTTTTGAATCAGACCCAGATGAGAGAGAAAAACTATTCATAACAGTAGCTTTCCCATACCCAAGTGGAGCAATGCATATCGGACACGGACGTACATACACCGTGCCAGACGTTTATGCTAGATTCAAAAGAATGGAAGGGTACAATGTTTTATTCCCAATGGCATGGCACGTAACCGGTGCTCCTGTTATCGGAATTGCGGACAGGATCCAAAGGAAAGACCCATGGACACTTGATTTGTATCACAGGGTTCACGGAGTTCCAAAGGAAACCTTGCCTAAACTTGAAGACCCAGAATACATCGTGAAATACTTCTCCACAGAATACCATGAAGTAATGGATGAAATGGGTTATTCAATCGATTGGAGAAGGGAATTCAGAACAATCGACCCGACATACAGAAAATTCATCGAATGGCAAATCACAACCTTGCATGAAAAGGGTTTGGTTCAAAAAGGTGAACATCCTGTCAAATACTGTCCTAACTGTGACAACCCTGTTGGAGACCACGACCTGCTTGAAGGTGAAGGAGTTGGAGTCAACGAATTGACCCTTTTAAAATTCCCAATTGAGGATAAAATTCTCGTTACCGCAACCTTAAGACCTGAAACAATCGTTGGAGCAACCAACATTTGGTTAAACCCTGATGTGGAGTATGTGCTTGTTAACGCTGACGGTGAAAAATGGGTAATTACAAAAGAAGCTCACTACAACTTGTCAAATCAAATCAAGGATTTGGACATTATCGAAGAAATTGATCCTAATGATATAATTGGTAAAATGGCTAAAAATCCATTTACCGGAGACGAATTACCAGTTTTCCCTGCTAGCTTTGTAAGTGCATCTTACGGAAGCGGAGTCGTATTTTCAGAACCTGCCGACGCTCCGGCAGACTACATTGCACTTCAAGACCTGAAGAAAAACGATGAGTTAATCGCCAAATACAATCTTGAAGGCATCATAGAAAATGTGGAACCTATTCCAGTATGTACACTTAAGGGATACGGTGAAATTCCTGCAGCAGACATCATCGAAAGATTGGGCATCACCGACCAAAACGATGAAAAATTAAGCGAAGCTACCAATGAGCTATACAAACAGCAACACAGTAAAGGTACAATCATTGAATCAATACCTGATTTCGGTGGTATGAAAGTCAGATTCGCTCGTGAAGAGTTAAAAGAGAAATTAATCAATGAAAACATGGCCACAATCATGTACGACTTTGCTGAAAGGCCAGTAGTGTGCAGATGTGGTAACAACTGTGTCGTTAAAATAATGGATGACCAATGGTTCATGAAATACAGTGATGAGGAATGGACCGAAAAAACCTTGGAAGTTCTTGAAGGCGAAACAATCATTCCAAAAGAGCTTAAAAACAACTTTGATTATTACATTAACTGGCTAGACGATTGGGCATGTTCCAGAAAGGTCGGTCTTGGAACAAGACTCCCTTGGGACAACCAATGGCTTATCGAACCATTGACAGACTCCACAATCTACATGTCCTACTATTCAATAGCCAAATACTTACGTGACATGAACCCTGATGACTTGACAATACCGTTCTTCGATAAGGTATTGTTAAATAAGGATTCAGGGGAAATCACAGTTCCTGAAGAAAAAGTTAAAGAAATTCAGGATGAATTCAACTACTGGTACCCATTGGATTGGAGATTATCTGCAAAAGACCTTGTAGGTAACCACTTAAGTTTCCTAATGTTTGCCCACAGCGCAATCTATCCAAAAGAAAAATGGCCAAAAGGAACCGTAGTGTTTGGAATGGGTCTTTTAGAAGGAAACAAAATGTCCTCATCAAAAGGTAATGTAATTCTCCTAAGAGATGCAATCAGAGACTACACCGCAGATGTTGTAAGGCTCTTCCTGATGGCATCAGCAGAACCATGGCAAGACTTCGACTGGAGAGAAAAGGAAGTGCTTGGAACCAAAAGAAGACTTGAATGGTTCAGGGAATTTGCAGCCAGAATCGAAGAAATAAAAGGATCCAAACTTGATTTAAGCAATATCGAGGAAGTTGAATTAACCCGTACAATCGACTTATGGATGATGAGCCAGCTCAACGAGCACATCAAAAAATCAACCGAAGCATTAGAGGTCTTCCAAACAAGACAAGCTTTACAGGAATCCTTGTTCCTGCTCAAGAAGGATGTTGACCACTACCTATACAGGGTCAAACACTTGCTTGACTCACAGGACCCTGCAATCATTTACGTCCTGTCCACAGTATTGGAAGCATGGATCAGGCTTTTAGCACCATTCACTCCTCACACTTCTGAAGAGTTATGGAGCACTTATGGTGGAGAAGGATTTGTAAGTGAAGCAGCTTGGCCTGAAGCGGATGAGACTTCAATAAGTCCTGAAATTGAAAAATCAGAGGAATTGGTTGAAAACATCATCAAGGACATTGCCCACATCAAGCAGATGGTTGGAGACGAAGTGGAAAAAATCCACATCTACCTTGCCCCTGACTGGAAATGGGACCTGTACAAGATAGCTGATGAAGTTGGAAAACCTGACATTGGTCAAATCATGGGAAGGGCTATCGGCGCTAACATTTACGATGACAAAAAGGAAATAGCTATGGTGGCTAAAAAAATCGGTAAGGAAATAACCAAAACCCGCTACATCGGAAAAATTGACGAAGAGCAAATCTTAACCGATGCACTTGACTACATTAAAGAGGAATGTGGAAATGAGGTTATCATTCACACCGATGACTCATACGACCCACAAAATAAGGCTAAAAACGCTATGCCTTACAAACCAGCTATATTTATGGAATAA
- a CDS encoding ATPase, with product MDLMFNISGLAETEKEFTTSKRDVLKYLKLIGVDSRFISYTPEKIYINNLRFSKFSRKREATFNKQFPEIKVVRNKLFQKICAKSSKHMALEIKPNSRILMPEDNFMIEILMEPYTRKYGVELVHDGEYDLKVNPIILDDEVNNIFESIFEGDGLNFRRDDNEIYPLANVSLEWINSFLEMDGQKGLDCENKNELANSFSEFLEDVAPQYKENVVKASEYIEKKLEAEK from the coding sequence ATGGATTTAATGTTTAACATTTCTGGACTGGCGGAAACTGAAAAGGAGTTCACAACATCCAAAAGGGATGTGCTGAAGTATCTGAAACTAATAGGTGTGGATAGCAGATTCATTTCATACACTCCTGAAAAAATCTATATTAACAATTTGAGATTCTCAAAGTTCTCAAGAAAACGTGAAGCTACCTTTAACAAGCAATTTCCTGAAATAAAGGTTGTAAGAAACAAGCTGTTTCAGAAGATATGCGCAAAGTCATCAAAGCATATGGCACTTGAGATAAAGCCTAATTCAAGAATACTGATGCCTGAGGACAATTTCATGATTGAAATATTGATGGAGCCCTACACCAGAAAATATGGTGTGGAATTGGTTCATGATGGCGAGTACGACCTGAAGGTTAACCCAATCATCCTTGACGATGAGGTCAACAATATTTTTGAGTCAATATTTGAGGGTGATGGCCTGAACTTTAGGCGTGATGACAATGAGATTTATCCGTTGGCAAATGTTTCACTGGAATGGATAAACTCATTTTTGGAAATGGATGGTCAAAAAGGATTGGATTGTGAAAACAAAAACGAATTGGCCAATTCCTTTAGCGAATTCCTGGAGGATGTCGCACCGCAATATAAGGAAAATGTAGTGAAGGCATCCGAATACATTGAAAAAAAGTTAGAAGCTGAAAAGTGA